One Vitis vinifera cultivar Pinot Noir 40024 chromosome 8, ASM3070453v1 genomic window carries:
- the LOC100250362 gene encoding protein argonaute 5 has product MSGRERSYEIGESPSSSERGPQRAAETSAGATARRYDRYEHQRAPGAFTRDGGGRHYDRVEQRFPVDASLAVTESSGRFDLHDHHPTLEASSNSRIGRRRYDRESSAQTSYGRSGGRRHDRYDHPSLAESSSSQGGRARGRGVGQRALGGYSPTLPSEFTPVDSISHDLEERLTLQPPFQASRPPFSIPSQPSTSRTPAAAHFSSTVYIPPQRRNQAPRPPLTLLTRSTASGTRGESTQVHNPTPEVNATKEPQMSPASLQVATFAPRPGYGTVGKRCRITANHFRVELVDRNIHHYHVSITPEVTSRVLSRSLIKELVHLYGQSHLYRNPAYDGRRGIYTAGPLPFTSKEFMIKLEEGNDGTHERKKKEFIVKIRFATSTDIHNLREFLLSRQSNVPYEIIHALDVVLKDSLSNNRCTLSGKTFFPLGLGARSEIGNGVQCWNGFYQSLRPTQMGLSLNIDVSSKSFYEPIPVIEFAAKFLNLEDPSIMARMPLSNDDRLKLKKVLKGIKVEVTHGGQRRYKIFDITEQPTNQLRFTEDGQQKSVIQYFREKYNIVLRYASWPSLRSGKDSRPIYLPMETCTIVAGQRYAKKLNERQVASMLRMTCQRPWRRQEIIHQIADQDDYIRNDFVKEFGVNVSVDMAAIDARVLPPPALKYHDSGREKTIRPRTGQWNAQHVKLYHGAVVEYWMCVNFSNLKQEVVFNFCQHLVDMCCRKGMDFARNPLFPIQSSPPGQIEAKLSDVHHQCRVEGKQLQMLIIILPEVNAYYGKIKRICETELGMVSQCCQPRHARTCNRIYLENIVLKINVKAGGQNAILEDTLYGRIPLLTDIPTIIFGADVTHPQSGEDQGPSIAAVVASMDWPTVVTYRGLVSAQPHRSEIIEDLFRVKEDPKRGVVHAGMIRELLLAFKSSTGLKPLRIIFFRDGVSEGMFEMVLLKEMDAIRKACASLEEGYLPPVTFIVVQKRHNTRLFPTNEDNMDKSGNILPGTVVDTVICHPSEHDFYLCSHAGIRGTSRPAHYRVLLDENKFSADALQMLANDLCYTYARCTRSVSIVPPVYYAHLAAFRAKFYVERSGAQYEGGSSTGPDDRIELPEIDPTVKSVMFYC; this is encoded by the exons ATGTCTGGGAGAGAGCGAAGCTACGAAATAGGGGAGTCGCCATCGTCGTCTGAACGAGGGCCGCAGCGGGCAGCGGAAACCTCTGCTGGTGCCACTGCCCGACGATACGACAGATATGAACATCAGAGGGCGCCTGGGGCCTTCACCCGTGACGGTGGCGGCCGACATTACGATCGGGTTGAACAACGCTTTCCAGTGGACGCCTCCTTGGCAGTTACTGAAAGTTCAGGGCGATTTGATCTCCATGACCACCACCCGACACTGGAGGCCTCCTCAAACAGCCGTATCGGTCGTCGTAGATATGATCGGGAGTCGTCAGCGCAGACATCGTATGGTCGCAGCGGTGGCCGACGACATGATAGATACGATCATCCGTCGCTGGCGGAGTCTTCATCATCTCAAGGAGGTCGAGCACGCGGACGTGGTGTCGGCCAAAGGGCTTTAGGAGGTTATTCACCGACTTTGCCGTCGGAATTCACTCCGGTAGATAGCATTAGTCATGACCTCGAGGAGCGTCTCACACTGCAACCTCCTTTTCAGGCGTCACGGCCACCTTTTTCGATACCGTCTCAACCATCCACTTCTAGAACTCCTGCGGCGGCGCATTTCTCTTCGACTGTCTATATTCCTCCGCAGAGAAGAAATCAGGCGCCGCGTCCACCTCTGACCTTGCTAACTCGTTCCACAGCTTCCGGAACTCGGGGGGAGAGCACGCAGGTGCACAATCCTACACCAGAAGTAAATGCCACAAAGGAGCCGCAGATGTCTCCAGCGTCGCTGCAAGTTGCTACCTTCGCGCCGAGGCCAGGGTACGGTACTGTGGGAAAGAGGTGTAGGATTACAGCGAATCACTTTCGGGTCGAACTCGTCGACAGAAATATTCACCATTACCAT GTTTCAATAACTCCTGAGGTGACATCTCGAGTCCTTAGCCGGAGCTTGATCAAAGAACTTGTTCATCTGTATGGACAGTCACACCTTTATCGAAATCCTGCTTATGATGGAAGGAGGGGCATTTATACAGCAGGTCCTTTACCATTTACCTCAAAGGAATTCATGATTAAGTTGGAAGAGGGAAATGATGGAACTCATGAAAG aaaaaagaaggaattcATAGTGAAAATTAGATTTGCTACCAGCACAGACATTCACAATCTGCGAGAGTTCTTGCTCAGCAGACAAAGTAATGTGCCATATGAAATCATCCATGCTCTTGATGTGGTTCTTAAGGATTCTCTATCAAACAACAG ATGCACTCTGTCGGGGAAGACATTTTTCCCACTTGGTTTAGGAGCAAGAAGTGAGATTGGCAATGGGGTACAATGCTGGAATGGATTCTACCAGAGTCTTCGGCCCACCCAGATGGGATTGTCCCTGAATATTG ATGTGTCCTCCAAATCCTTTTACGAACCAATTCCTGTCATCGAATTTGCGgctaaatttctaaatttggaGGATCCATCAATAATGGCCCGAATGCCTCTGTCTAATGATGATCGTTTAAAG TTGAAGAAAGTTCTGAAAGGAATCAAGGTGGAAGTCACTCATGGGGGACAAAGGCGTTACAAAATTTTTGACATAACAGAGCAACCAACAAACCAACTAAG GTTTACTGAAGATGGACAACAGAAGTCAGTGATTCAGTATTTTCGTGAGAAATACAATATTGTCCTTCGTTATGCCTCTTGGCCTTCACTTCGATCAGGGAAGGATTCAAGACCCATTTATTTACCCATGGag ACATGCACAATTGTTGCAGGGCAGCGTTATGCTAAGAAGTTGAATGAGAGGCAGGTTGCGTCCATGTTGAGAATGACATGCCAGCGGCCCTGGCGGAGACAAGAGATTATACATCAG ATTGCTGATCAAGATGATTATATAAGGAATGATTTTGTCAAGGAGTTTGGAGTTAATGTGAGTGTGGATATGGCAGCCATTGATGCCAGAGTTCTCCCACCCCCTGCT CTCAAGTATCATGATTCTGGAAGAGAGAAAACTATTAGACCACGCACAGGACAGTGGAATGCGCAGCATGTG aaattatatcATGGTGCTGTAGTGGAGTACTGGATGTGTGTAAACTTCTCTAATTTAAAACAAGAAgtggttttcaatttttgtcaGCATTTGGTAGACATGTGCTGCCGCAAAGGAATG GATTTTGCTCGTAACCCTTTGTTTCCTATTCAATCAAGTCCACCTGGGCAGATAGAGGCAAAGCTCTCAGATGTTCACCACCAGTGCAGAGTTGAGGGAAAGCAACTCCAAATGTTGATTATTATTCTCCCCGAAGTCAATGCATACTATG ggaaaatcaaaagaatatgTGAAACAGAGCTTGGAATGGTTTCTCAGTGCTGTCAGCCCAGACATGCTAGAACTTGTAATCGGATTTATCTTGAAAATATCGTCTTGAAGATCAATGTGAAG gCCGGGGGTCAAAATGCTATATTGGAAGACACTCTGTATGGAAGAATACCTCTTCTGACTGACATTCCTACTATTATATTTGGTGCTGATGTTACCCATCCACAATCAGGGGAAGATCAAGGCCCTTCAATAGCAGCA GTGGTGGCATCAATGGACTGGCCAACAGTGGTTACATACAGGGGCCTGGTTTCTGCACAGCCTCATCGATCAGAAATTATCGAGGACCTCTTCAGAGTTAAAGAAGATCCAAAGAGAGGCGTAGTTCATGCAGGAATGATAAG GGAACTCTTACTTGCTTTCAAGAGTTCAACTGGCCTCAAACCTTTGAGGATTATCTTCTTCAG AGATGGCGTTAGTGAGGGCATGTTTGAAATGGTGCTGCTGAAAGAAATGGATGCCATCCGAAAG GCTTGTGCATCTCTAGAGGAAGGATATCTCCCGCCGGTCACTTTTATTGTAGTGCAGAAAAGGCACAACACCCGGCTGTTTCCTACAAATGAAGACAATATGGATAAGAGTGGAAACATACTCCCTG GAACTGTGGTGGATACGGTGATCTGCCATCCATCTGAGCATGACTTTTACCTGTGCAGCCATGCAGGAATTCGT GGTACCAGCAGACCTGCGCACTATCGTGTTCTCTTGGATGAGAATAAATTCTCAGCTGATGCATTGCAAATGCTGGCAAACGATCTTTGCTACAC GTATGCAAGGTGCACCCGGTCTGTTTCCATAG TGCCTCCTGTTTATTATGCACACTTGGCGGCATTCAGGGCGAAGTTCTACGTGGAAAGAAGCGGTGCCCAATATGAAGGTGGATCAAGCACAGGGCCTGATGATAGAATAGAGCTGCCGGAGATAGATCCAACTGTGAAAAGCGTCATGTTCTATTGCTAA